From a single Populus trichocarpa isolate Nisqually-1 chromosome 17, P.trichocarpa_v4.1, whole genome shotgun sequence genomic region:
- the LOC18099459 gene encoding uncharacterized protein LOC18099459 — MATLQKFKLLATQCAVATPTQSPTTSPVFHIRRRRKTLRMLLSKKSDARWRAPRREDQSEVEEDPLPEKGVRRKLKDLFVSSPPFEQERRGGERGGGEEVGLISGGGAALRRGGGVGALRPVAATFRYRLLRRAWRPVLVTIPE, encoded by the coding sequence ATGGCGACGCTGCAAAAATTCAAGCTATTAGCCACGCAATGTGCAGTAGCTACACCAACACAAAGTCCAACGACAAGTCCGGTTTTTCACATCCGCCGCAGGAGGAAGACTCTTCGGATGCTACTCTCGAAGAAATCCGATGCTCGCTGGAGGGCTCCCCGGCGAGAAGATCAATCGGAGGTGGAGGAAGATCCGTTGCCCGAGAAGGGGGTGAGGAGGAAATTGAAGGATTTGTTTGTGTCTTCCCCGCCCTTTGAGCAGGAGAGGAGGGGTGGCGAGCGTGGTGGTGGTGAGGAGGTGGGGTTGATTAGTGGCGGCGGAGCCGCGTTGAGAAGAGGTGGCGGTGTCGGCGCGTTGAGACCGGTGGCGGCGACGTTTAGATATAGATTGTTAAGGAGAGCTTGGAGACCTGTATTAGTTACTATCCCCGAATAA